Proteins encoded together in one Megalopta genalis isolate 19385.01 unplaced genomic scaffold, iyMegGena1_principal scaffold0053, whole genome shotgun sequence window:
- the LOC143261508 gene encoding uncharacterized protein LOC143261508, with translation MAVQAMPAGKLETKMAESSAISPKDFHLEDAGAEKDRLKKQASFCVEIRPGAQNGQQVSQDGSQMKMQGLSVVQQSQVAPQMQSYSFQQAPQPVQSLGVFQAPQAYVVPQQSFVVPQQVVPQQVVPQQMMHQQVVPSVQTLQIIQPSQPCPQESKVQIVERRVEVPAPTPVPEVVTVKPQPQPERIVEPQTQVIETIKLVPVPPVCKDKLVVVPSKPMVVVPEPTIVKVPHCTHQSEGMTCNYNQQAIRAAAVGPVDHMHHMHMRAHTHPMHLGKMMTDFRFLKDPKA, from the exons ATGGCAGTGCAAGCAATGCCAGCTGGCAAACTGGAGACCAAGATGGCCGAATCCTCGGCGATCAGTCCCAAGGATTTCCATTTGGAGGATGCGGGTGCTGAGAAGGACAGGCTGAAGAAGCAGGCGTCCTTCTGCGTGGAGATCCGTCCAGGTGCTCAAAATGGACAGCAGGTGTCTCAGGATGGGTCGCAGATGAAAATGCAGGGCCTGAGCGTGGTGCAACAATCGCAGGTGGCGCCACAGATGCAGAGTTACAGCTTCCAGCAGGCCCCGCAGCCTGTGCAGTCTCTGGGAGTCTTCCAGGCTCCTCAG GCATACGTGGTGCCCCAGCAGTCGTTCGTGGTTCCCCAGCAGGTGGTGCCCCAACAGGTGGTTCCCCAGCAGATGATGCACCAGCAGGTGGTCCCTTCGGTGCAGACTCTGCAGATCATCCAGCCATCTCAACCTTGCCCTCAGGAGTCGAAGGTGCAGATCGTAGAAAGGAGAGTCGAGGTCCCAGCACCGACTCCAGTCCCCGAAGTGGTCACTGTAAAGCCCCAGCCCCAGCCCGAGAGGATCGTGGAACCGCAGACTCAGGTGATCGAGACCATTAAGCTGGTCCCAGTGCCCCCAGTTTGCAAGGATAAACTGGTTGTCGTGCCCTCCAAGCCCATGGTGGTCGTTCCTGAGCCAACTATCGTCAAGGTGCCTCATTGCACTCATCAAAGCGAAGGGATGACCTGCAACTACAATCAACAGGCGATAAGGGCTGCCGCCGTAGGACCTGTTGATCACATGCATCACATGCACATGAGGGCTCATACTCATCCCATGCACCTTGGCAAGATGATGACTGACTTTCGTTTCCTCAAGGACCCAAAAGCTTAG